TATGAAAAACGCCAAATTAACTCTTCGTTCACGCAAATAAAATGGGACGCGACGGCGCAAAAAATTCTATTCATTTCCTGATTATTACAAAATATCAGGTCGGTTTGATTTCCTGAATATCTTAAAAAAATTCCTGCGTGAATAATATTTCTTGGCACTCCTATCAATCGAGTGCCACGAGTGCTATTTATGAGTTGCAGCCGCCCTACGCGCCGGCAGCAGAAAGACCTCTATGAAATTCCGTTCACTTCACGACCGCGTCGTCATTCGACGTGCGGAAGGCGATGTCAAATCCAAGGGCGGGATCATCATTCCAGACACCGCCAAGGAGAAGCCGCAGCAAGGCGAAGTGGTCGCAGTCGGCCCGGGCCTGCGCGACAAAAGCGGCAATCTGGTCCCGCTTGATGTCGAGGT
This Rhizobium brockwellii DNA region includes the following protein-coding sequences:
- a CDS encoding co-chaperone GroES translates to MKFRSLHDRVVIRRAEGDVKSKGGIIIPDTAKEKPQQGEVVAVGPGLRDKSGNLVPLDVEVGDLILFGKWSGTEVTIDGETLLIMKETDIMGIVEKTEAAADKAA